Proteins from a single region of bacterium:
- a CDS encoding endonuclease NucS → MAVEMAIWRMTDAGPQQLVSSPLNSERRLEDMLAQDPSMIGTSLLILGRQVPTSYGGLVDLLALDANGCVHVLELKRDRTPRDVVAQTLDYGSWVTGLSLEELQQIYLAHHDGDMHLDEAFAQQFDSPLPDVVNEEQQFTVVASELDPTSDRIVEFLAESYGVPINALFFRHFSDDGREYLARTWLLDPQQAEVKAARSSRSKQRPWNGRDFYVVLGQADEEELSRWSVARKYGLLNAGHGSWYWKPLRNLNPGNRVFAYVAGAGYVGIGRVTGEMIPARDAKIEINGQLEPFLLLPELTGWHPGAASEDPEVAEMVVPVEWFGTRSLDEGVWEKGLFASQVTVCKLRDERTIETVEAAFGIDEATVCSD, encoded by the coding sequence ATGGCGGTAGAAATGGCGATCTGGCGAATGACAGACGCAGGGCCGCAGCAGTTGGTGTCGTCGCCGCTTAACTCCGAGCGCCGTCTCGAGGACATGCTCGCTCAGGATCCCAGCATGATCGGGACCAGCCTTCTGATATTGGGAAGGCAGGTGCCGACAAGCTATGGGGGGTTAGTGGATCTTCTGGCCCTTGATGCGAATGGTTGCGTTCACGTGCTCGAACTCAAGCGTGATCGGACCCCTAGAGACGTTGTCGCCCAAACGCTCGACTATGGATCTTGGGTGACGGGTCTAAGCCTTGAAGAACTTCAGCAGATCTACCTCGCCCATCACGATGGTGACATGCATCTTGATGAGGCCTTCGCCCAGCAATTCGATAGTCCTTTGCCGGACGTTGTCAATGAGGAGCAACAGTTCACGGTCGTTGCTTCCGAACTTGACCCAACTTCTGATCGCATTGTCGAGTTTCTCGCAGAGTCCTATGGCGTTCCCATCAACGCCCTCTTCTTCCGCCACTTCAGCGATGACGGTCGCGAGTACCTGGCTCGGACTTGGTTACTGGATCCACAGCAGGCAGAGGTGAAGGCTGCTCGATCTTCGCGCAGTAAGCAGCGACCTTGGAATGGTCGGGATTTCTACGTCGTGCTCGGTCAAGCGGATGAGGAGGAACTCAGCCGTTGGTCGGTAGCAAGAAAATACGGACTGCTCAATGCAGGCCATGGCTCGTGGTATTGGAAGCCCCTGCGAAACCTGAATCCAGGAAACCGTGTGTTCGCATATGTGGCGGGAGCTGGCTATGTGGGTATAGGCCGAGTAACCGGGGAGATGATTCCAGCACGAGATGCCAAGATCGAGATCAATGGCCAACTCGAACCCTTTCTTCTCTTGCCTGAACTAACAGGATGGCATCCGGGAGCAGCTTCGGAAGATCCAGAAGTGGCTGAGATGGTTGTGCCAGTCGAGTGGTTTGGCACAAGGTCGCTCGACGAAGGTGTGTGGGAGAAGGGACTTTTTGCCTCGCAGGTAACGGTCTGCAAATTGCGCGACGAGCGTACGATCGAAACTGTCGAGGCGGCATTTGGTATCGACGAAGCGACTGTGTGTTCCGATTAG
- a CDS encoding ABC transporter permease: protein MSPANVKQGRRPSRLRLASTAGLLPSHRFARVVERNITVYRRTWVTLLSGFFEPVFYLLSIGIGIGELVGDVTVGGRTVDYRTFVAPGLLATSAMNGTFYDSTMNMYYKLTWAKIYDAVLATPVGVVDLALGEMGWSVLRATLYSGGFLGIMAGLGLVDSFWAIAALPGATLIGFTFAALGMAATSYMRNWNDLDLVTVPLIVQFLFSATFFPLDTYPRAVQYLVQATPLYHGVAMERAFIAGDISLNLIAHIAYLLALAALGAAIASRRLGQLLTP, encoded by the coding sequence ATGAGCCCGGCCAATGTGAAGCAGGGACGACGTCCGTCGAGGCTGAGATTGGCCTCGACGGCGGGCTTGTTGCCGTCGCATCGGTTCGCCCGCGTCGTCGAGCGCAACATCACCGTGTACCGGCGCACCTGGGTCACGCTGCTGTCGGGGTTCTTCGAACCGGTGTTCTACCTGCTGTCCATCGGCATCGGCATCGGCGAGCTGGTGGGCGACGTGACCGTCGGCGGGCGCACCGTCGACTACCGCACGTTTGTAGCCCCGGGGCTGTTGGCCACCTCGGCCATGAACGGCACCTTCTACGACAGCACCATGAACATGTACTACAAGCTCACCTGGGCCAAGATCTACGACGCGGTGCTGGCAACTCCAGTGGGCGTGGTGGATCTGGCCTTGGGCGAGATGGGCTGGTCGGTGCTGCGGGCCACCCTGTACTCCGGCGGCTTCTTGGGAATCATGGCCGGGTTAGGGCTGGTGGACTCATTCTGGGCCATCGCCGCACTGCCAGGGGCAACGCTGATCGGATTCACCTTCGCGGCCTTGGGGATGGCCGCCACCAGCTACATGCGGAACTGGAACGATCTCGACCTGGTGACCGTGCCGCTCATCGTGCAGTTCCTGTTCTCCGCCACCTTCTTCCCGCTCGACACCTACCCCCGAGCAGTGCAGTACCTGGTGCAGGCCACCCCGCTCTACCACGGCGTGGCCATGGAGCGAGCCTTCATCGCCGGCGACATCAGCCTCAACCTCATCGCCCACATCGCCTACCTCCTGGCCCTTGCCGCCCTTGGCGCCGCCATTGCCAGCCGCCGCCTAGGCCAACTGCTCACCCCGTGA
- a CDS encoding ABC transporter permease, with protein sequence MAVEYWLLTYRRNWKGSLLTSFLSPILFLAAMGLGLGSLVDAEVGSGRDLGGLDYLDFLAPGLLAGNAMMLAVNESTYPVLGGFKWYRTYMAMAASPLRGRDILLGHFTYMAFRVTLASFVFLGVMAAFGAVSSPLAVLAPICAALCGMAFATPTAAFVATRINADNFSTYTRFVIMPMFLFSGIFYPVSQLPIVLEQIAWLTPVWHGVRLCRALSTGSGVSWELAGHLAYLLALILVGTLLSARTFTRRLYE encoded by the coding sequence TTGGCGGTTGAGTACTGGCTGTTGACCTATCGGCGCAACTGGAAGGGCTCGCTGCTCACCAGTTTCCTAAGTCCGATTCTGTTCCTGGCCGCCATGGGGTTGGGCTTGGGCTCGCTAGTCGACGCCGAGGTCGGTTCGGGCCGGGATCTGGGCGGGCTCGACTACTTGGACTTTCTGGCCCCCGGGCTGTTGGCCGGAAATGCCATGATGCTGGCGGTCAACGAGTCCACCTACCCGGTGCTGGGCGGATTCAAGTGGTACCGCACCTACATGGCCATGGCCGCTTCCCCGCTTCGGGGCCGCGACATTCTGCTGGGCCATTTCACCTACATGGCTTTTCGGGTGACCTTGGCCAGTTTTGTGTTCCTTGGGGTGATGGCCGCCTTCGGAGCGGTCTCGTCGCCGCTGGCGGTGCTGGCCCCAATTTGCGCTGCCCTGTGTGGCATGGCCTTCGCCACCCCCACTGCGGCCTTTGTCGCCACTCGGATCAACGCCGACAACTTCAGCACCTACACCCGGTTCGTGATCATGCCCATGTTCTTGTTCTCGGGCATCTTCTACCCGGTTTCCCAGCTGCCTATCGTCCTCGAGCAGATCGCCTGGCTCACCCCGGTGTGGCACGGGGTGCGGCTGTGCCGGGCACTGAGCACCGGCAGCGGAGTGAGCTGGGAGCTGGCCGGGCATCTTGCCTACCTGTTGGCCCTGATCCTGGTCGGCACGCTGCTGTCGGCCAGGACCTTTACCCGAAGGCTGTACGAATGA
- a CDS encoding ABC transporter ATP-binding protein, protein MSLIAAWGLIKQFGDFTAVDGIDFEVERGEVFGFLGPNGAGKSSTMRMIGCVSDPTGGALRILGMDPSREGTKIRTRLGVVPQQDNLDEELSVAENLYVYGRYFDLPRSLLRSRIAELLDFVQLTERANDHVEPLSGGMKRRLTIARALISEPEVLLLDEPTTGLDPQARHVVWERLWTLKRRGVTQVLTTHYMDEAEQLCDRLVVMDRGKIVAEGSPRQLIERYSTREVVEVRTHGQVTVMADALRRLGESPEAQTRDELYERVEELPDRVLLYTDQGERLVALLGEVEHESVLVRRSTLEDVFLHLTGRSLVD, encoded by the coding sequence GTGTCTTTGATCGCAGCGTGGGGGCTGATCAAGCAGTTCGGCGACTTCACCGCGGTCGACGGTATCGACTTCGAGGTCGAGCGGGGCGAGGTATTCGGCTTTCTGGGACCCAACGGTGCCGGCAAGTCGTCCACTATGCGGATGATCGGCTGTGTTTCCGACCCCACCGGGGGTGCCCTCCGCATCTTGGGGATGGACCCATCTCGTGAGGGCACCAAGATCCGGACTCGTCTCGGGGTGGTCCCCCAGCAGGACAACCTCGACGAGGAGCTCTCGGTGGCCGAGAACCTGTATGTGTACGGGCGGTATTTCGATCTGCCTCGGTCGTTGCTGCGCTCCCGCATCGCCGAACTGCTTGACTTTGTGCAGCTCACCGAGCGGGCCAACGACCACGTGGAGCCGCTGTCGGGAGGCATGAAACGGCGCCTCACCATCGCCCGGGCCCTGATCAGCGAGCCTGAAGTGCTGTTGTTGGATGAGCCCACCACCGGACTCGATCCCCAAGCCCGCCATGTGGTGTGGGAGCGGCTGTGGACTCTCAAGCGCCGGGGAGTGACTCAGGTGCTCACCACCCACTACATGGATGAGGCCGAGCAGCTCTGCGATCGCCTCGTGGTAATGGACCGGGGAAAGATCGTGGCTGAGGGTTCACCCCGCCAGCTCATCGAGCGCTACTCCACCCGAGAAGTGGTGGAGGTGCGCACCCACGGCCAAGTGACCGTGATGGCCGATGCCTTGCGCCGCTTGGGGGAGAGCCCGGAGGCCCAAACAAGAGACGAGCTCTACGAGCGGGTAGAGGAGTTGCCGGATCGGGTGCTGCTTTATACCGACCAAGGTGAGCGGCTAGTGGCCCTTCTCGGCGAGGTTGAGCATGAGAGCGTGCTGGTGCGACGCAGCACCCTTGAAGACGTGTTCTTGCACTTGACTGGCCGCTCGCTGGTGGACTGA
- a CDS encoding FAD-dependent oxidoreductase: MSYEHLLSPGRIGTLELRNRLIMAPMGEELGDENGEVSDDQAAYLEARAKGGMAVVMLGSVGVAHPVGCSNKRQTAISDDKFIPSWRRAADRIHAHGGKIAMQLTHAGKIALQDTMAGRPLWVPSEPRPATIDPLYGMVTADEGAMMAEPLIAPTSKIHYRVMGHDDIATVVDQFAAATVRAREAGVDAVELHGGHGYLIDAFLSPTINSRDDEYGGSMENRARFLEEILSEIRRRVGGDYPVWVRLNSTEVGIDGIVLDDALHNARVATAAGADAVHVSAYHDPGIATGPTDSYGPHVPELLVPNAAAVKAEVDVPVIAVGRISPEAADRHIAEGKYDFVAMGRKILADPDLPNKLATGNSEDVRPCVYHYRCIGNIFLRVGTRCAGNGFLGREDQLTAESAPSAKRVLVVGGGPSGMETARVAALRGHEVILAEASDRLGGRWVLASATSDVNAELMEWFERQLDQLRVDVRLNTRLDAAAASALSPDSVVVAVGGRWGRPEVDGIDVPNVWGVDDLAPWLLDGNPLDAARIAVLGGDLPGLGVTEAAHHQGAEVTLIESGPAFGFSLGLPGRWRVVHDLGQAGVNLVTGAQVTAITEDGVVWRTNGTEQTTPADLVVVTSELTADTSLADELRAAGAEVHAVGDCAQPGFLEGAMRSAVEFAATL, from the coding sequence ATGAGCTACGAGCATCTGCTGTCGCCGGGTCGCATTGGCACTCTAGAGCTACGCAATCGGCTGATCATGGCCCCGATGGGGGAAGAACTGGGCGACGAGAACGGGGAGGTGTCCGACGACCAGGCCGCCTACTTGGAGGCCCGGGCCAAGGGCGGCATGGCCGTGGTGATGCTGGGATCGGTGGGAGTGGCCCATCCGGTGGGCTGCTCCAACAAGCGTCAAACGGCAATCTCAGACGACAAGTTCATCCCGTCGTGGAGGCGGGCGGCCGACCGGATCCACGCCCACGGCGGCAAGATCGCCATGCAGCTCACCCATGCCGGCAAGATCGCTCTGCAAGACACCATGGCGGGACGGCCACTATGGGTACCTTCGGAGCCGAGACCGGCCACCATCGACCCGCTATACGGGATGGTGACCGCAGATGAGGGGGCCATGATGGCGGAACCGCTCATCGCTCCGACCTCCAAGATCCACTACCGGGTGATGGGCCACGACGACATCGCCACCGTGGTCGACCAGTTCGCCGCGGCCACTGTGCGGGCCCGGGAGGCCGGGGTGGACGCAGTGGAACTGCACGGCGGACACGGCTATCTCATCGACGCCTTCTTGTCGCCCACCATCAACAGCCGCGACGATGAGTACGGGGGTTCGATGGAGAATCGGGCCCGATTCTTGGAGGAGATCCTCTCCGAGATACGCCGTCGGGTGGGAGGCGACTACCCGGTGTGGGTGCGGCTCAACAGCACCGAGGTGGGCATCGACGGCATCGTTCTCGATGACGCCCTCCACAACGCCCGAGTGGCCACCGCAGCGGGTGCCGATGCCGTCCACGTGTCGGCCTACCACGACCCCGGGATCGCCACCGGACCCACCGACTCCTACGGCCCCCATGTGCCTGAGCTGTTGGTGCCCAATGCGGCCGCGGTCAAAGCCGAGGTGGACGTGCCGGTCATCGCCGTGGGCCGGATCAGCCCTGAAGCCGCCGATCGGCACATCGCCGAGGGCAAGTACGACTTCGTGGCCATGGGCCGCAAGATCCTGGCCGACCCCGATCTGCCCAACAAGCTGGCCACGGGTAATTCCGAAGACGTGCGACCCTGCGTGTACCACTACCGCTGCATCGGCAACATCTTCTTGCGGGTGGGCACCCGATGTGCGGGTAACGGCTTTCTGGGCCGGGAAGATCAGCTCACTGCCGAATCGGCGCCGTCGGCCAAGCGGGTGCTGGTGGTGGGTGGAGGACCCTCGGGCATGGAGACCGCCCGGGTGGCCGCCTTGCGGGGACATGAGGTGATCCTGGCCGAGGCCTCCGACCGACTGGGCGGCCGATGGGTGCTGGCGTCGGCCACCAGCGATGTGAACGCCGAGCTGATGGAGTGGTTCGAACGCCAACTCGACCAGCTCAGAGTGGATGTGCGGCTCAATACCCGCCTCGACGCAGCCGCGGCCAGCGCTCTGTCACCGGATTCAGTGGTCGTTGCGGTAGGCGGACGGTGGGGTCGCCCGGAGGTGGACGGCATCGACGTGCCCAACGTGTGGGGGGTGGATGACCTGGCCCCGTGGCTGCTGGACGGCAACCCGCTGGATGCTGCCCGGATCGCGGTGTTAGGCGGCGATTTACCAGGCCTCGGGGTCACCGAAGCGGCCCACCATCAAGGGGCCGAAGTCACGCTGATCGAGTCCGGCCCAGCGTTCGGCTTCTCGCTCGGTTTGCCCGGGCGCTGGCGGGTGGTTCACGACCTTGGACAAGCCGGGGTGAATCTGGTCACCGGAGCCCAGGTCACAGCCATCACCGAAGACGGCGTGGTATGGCGCACCAACGGCACCGAGCAGACCACGCCTGCCGACCTGGTAGTGGTCACCTCCGAGTTGACCGCCGACACCTCGCTGGCCGACGAGCTTCGGGCTGCTGGTGCCGAAGTCCACGCAGTGGGCGATTGCGCCCAGCCGGGATTCTTGGAGGGGGCCATGCGCTCCGCGGTAGAGTTCGCGGCCACCCTGTAG
- a CDS encoding fumarylacetoacetate hydrolase family protein, which translates to MSFRLANRAGQAVLLDGQDYWSLGADPMDALTRPQELHDRWAGRGAPDGQVTLAELGPPMPTPMQVFGYGLNYMDHIEELDREDPLGSAASEAPVVFTKFPTCLAGPAAPVQLVGDHCDYECELVAVIGIETRNVDESEAWDRVAGIMIGQDISDRELQSAATPPQFNLGKSRASFGPTGPALVSPDLVEDPDDLAISCCVNGELRQNSRTSFLMRPVAEIVSYLSSILTLHPGDIIFTGTPGGVGHAQGLYLKPGDVIRSEIEGLGALENVCV; encoded by the coding sequence GTGAGTTTTCGACTGGCCAACCGCGCCGGGCAGGCGGTGTTGCTCGATGGGCAGGATTATTGGTCTTTGGGCGCCGACCCGATGGACGCCCTCACCCGCCCTCAGGAATTGCACGACCGCTGGGCTGGCCGAGGCGCGCCCGACGGGCAGGTGACGCTGGCCGAGCTGGGACCGCCGATGCCTACGCCCATGCAGGTGTTCGGCTACGGCCTCAACTACATGGACCACATCGAAGAACTCGACCGAGAAGACCCATTGGGCAGCGCGGCCAGCGAGGCGCCGGTGGTGTTCACCAAGTTCCCCACCTGTCTGGCCGGCCCGGCTGCGCCGGTGCAGCTAGTAGGCGACCACTGCGACTACGAGTGCGAGCTAGTGGCAGTGATCGGTATCGAGACCCGCAACGTGGACGAATCAGAGGCTTGGGACCGGGTGGCCGGGATAATGATCGGCCAGGACATCTCCGATCGGGAGTTGCAATCGGCGGCCACCCCCCCCCAATTCAATCTGGGCAAGTCCAGAGCGTCGTTCGGCCCCACGGGCCCGGCGCTGGTCAGCCCCGATCTAGTTGAAGACCCCGACGATCTGGCCATCTCGTGCTGCGTCAACGGCGAGCTGCGCCAGAACAGCCGAACCAGTTTCCTCATGCGCCCAGTGGCCGAGATCGTCTCGTACCTGTCGTCGATTCTCACCTTGCATCCAGGTGACATCATCTTCACCGGCACCCCCGGTGGTGTCGGCCACGCCCAAGGGCTGTATCTCAAGCCGGGTGACGTGATCCGCTCCGAGATCGAGGGCCTGGGCGCGTTGGAGAACGTCTGCGTCTAG
- a CDS encoding 3-keto-5-aminohexanoate cleavage protein: protein MDWAGVRVQSWPLSDLAAGDVGKRCYTSPHPLDSPVARLALELGGHLHVGIEEFYDPDRSPTNQELLAEAVALCNEVGRPIATCAETAEMLELP from the coding sequence ATGGATTGGGCTGGAGTGCGGGTTCAGTCATGGCCCCTTTCGGATTTGGCTGCGGGCGACGTGGGAAAGCGCTGCTACACTTCCCCCCACCCGCTCGATTCCCCGGTGGCCCGGCTGGCCCTCGAACTCGGCGGCCACCTCCATGTGGGCATCGAGGAGTTCTACGACCCCGACCGCTCCCCAACCAACCAGGAGCTCTTGGCCGAAGCAGTAGCGCTGTGCAACGAGGTTGGCCGCCCCATCGCCACCTGCGCCGAGACGGCCGAGATGCTGGAATTGCCCTAG
- a CDS encoding 3-keto-5-aminohexanoate cleavage protein translates to MAAVANEEVPAIIEVAINGITSPNINPNVPLSPEAIGADALACLEGGAAIIHTHNHDISLTGEAAAHPYIEAMAPVLAARPDALWYPTLTSGDHQAKYAHMAMIAAEMSLRMVVVDPGSTNIGGAGPDGLPVGGTYKNDYAEIRASFDLCRDNGWASAMAIYEPGFLQCVLTYHRVGQLPAGSMAKLYFGARTQKTVAFLGVLALFVTAVLIPTFA, encoded by the coding sequence ATGGCAGCAGTTGCAAACGAGGAAGTCCCGGCCATCATCGAGGTGGCCATCAACGGCATCACCAGCCCCAATATCAATCCCAATGTCCCGCTGAGCCCCGAAGCCATTGGAGCCGATGCGCTGGCCTGCTTGGAGGGGGGCGCGGCCATCATCCACACCCACAACCACGACATCAGCCTCACCGGGGAGGCCGCGGCCCACCCCTACATCGAGGCCATGGCTCCCGTGCTGGCCGCCCGCCCCGACGCGCTTTGGTATCCCACGCTCACCTCTGGAGACCACCAGGCCAAATACGCCCACATGGCCATGATCGCCGCCGAGATGTCCTTGCGAATGGTGGTTGTAGACCCCGGTTCAACCAACATCGGCGGCGCCGGCCCCGACGGCCTGCCGGTGGGCGGCACCTACAAGAACGACTACGCCGAAATACGGGCCAGCTTCGACTTGTGCCGCGACAACGGCTGGGCCTCCGCGATGGCCATCTACGAGCCCGGCTTCTTGCAGTGCGTGCTCACCTACCACCGGGTCGGGCAGCTGCCCGCGGGGTCGATGGCCAAGCTCTACTTTGGAGCCAGAACACAAAAGACGGTCGCATTCTTGGGTGTGTTAGCGTTGTTCGTCACAGCCGTATTGATTCCCACGTTTGCCTAA
- a CDS encoding acyl dehydratase — MVAPAGDGPWFEDFTAGEQLDPAPAITIGPGEAAVYQAICGDPLAISLSRPLAEAVTGQPGAIVNPALVLQVAIGQSTVATRKVVANLFYRGVRQLRTVRVGDTLATTVTVRGLRVASSRPDRPPRGLVLLGMQTHDDQGRLVLDFERCALVRRRSDAPTGHHDDLGGTPVELDMTPFIEAAPTDWDLAPLGAPQDWSPGETRRDPLRDTVTDAPALARLTQNLAPPHRDASLGQEGKRLVYGGHTVGLAQAGLVRLLPTAATVVGWHLCDHTGPVFEDDVVDVSATLDATISVANGRLLAFTVIVQAERGGTEPVQVLDWRPIVLAP, encoded by the coding sequence GTGGTTGCACCGGCAGGAGACGGCCCCTGGTTTGAGGATTTCACGGCGGGCGAGCAGCTCGACCCTGCTCCGGCCATCACCATCGGCCCAGGTGAAGCCGCGGTCTATCAGGCCATTTGCGGCGATCCCTTGGCCATCAGCTTGAGCCGTCCGCTAGCGGAGGCCGTGACCGGCCAGCCCGGCGCAATCGTCAACCCCGCACTGGTATTGCAGGTGGCCATAGGCCAGTCCACCGTGGCCACCCGCAAGGTGGTGGCCAACCTGTTCTACCGGGGCGTCCGCCAACTGCGCACTGTGCGGGTGGGCGACACGCTTGCCACCACGGTCACCGTGCGGGGGCTGCGAGTGGCATCATCTCGGCCCGACCGGCCACCCCGAGGTCTGGTGCTTCTGGGCATGCAAACTCATGATGACCAGGGCAGGTTGGTGTTGGACTTCGAGCGATGCGCTCTGGTTCGCCGACGCTCCGATGCCCCTACCGGCCATCACGATGATCTGGGGGGTACCCCGGTTGAACTGGACATGACCCCGTTCATCGAAGCCGCGCCCACCGATTGGGATTTGGCCCCCCTGGGAGCGCCCCAAGACTGGTCGCCTGGCGAGACCCGGCGCGATCCGTTGCGCGACACAGTGACCGACGCCCCCGCGCTGGCGCGGCTCACCCAGAATCTTGCCCCGCCGCACCGGGATGCCTCCCTGGGCCAGGAAGGCAAGAGACTCGTTTATGGCGGCCACACCGTGGGTCTGGCCCAGGCCGGGCTCGTGCGGCTGCTTCCCACCGCGGCCACCGTGGTGGGGTGGCACCTCTGCGATCACACCGGCCCGGTGTTCGAAGACGACGTGGTGGATGTGTCTGCCACCCTCGACGCGACGATTTCGGTGGCCAATGGCCGACTCCTGGCCTTCACCGTGATCGTGCAGGCCGAGCGAGGCGGCACCGAACCGGTTCAGGTGCTGGACTGGCGCCCGATCGTGCTGGCTCCGTGA
- a CDS encoding 3'(2'),5'-bisphosphate nucleotidase CysQ, which translates to MTETPEPSDHELAHWLAQQAGDQLLALREEMEESRTGYLHRELAGDQLSHRYLTSALAQLRPDDVVLSEEGRDDGARLEAERVWIVDPLDGSSDFADQWSDTWAVHVGLSVDGEPTAGAVAVPPWDRTFSTASMEEPLSDTGRRRPLVVMSRSRVRWDGHRLARHLDADVYGVGSAGVKAMAVVTGEADAWVHAGGLYEWDTCAPVAVALAAGLHASHLDGSPLRYNRRDLAQWGILICRPEFASDLKAAFAA; encoded by the coding sequence GTGACCGAAACCCCGGAACCGAGTGACCATGAGCTGGCCCACTGGCTGGCCCAGCAAGCCGGGGATCAGCTTCTGGCATTGCGAGAGGAAATGGAGGAGTCCCGGACAGGCTATCTCCATCGGGAGTTGGCTGGTGATCAGCTAAGCCACCGCTATCTCACCAGCGCGCTGGCCCAACTGCGTCCCGACGACGTCGTGCTGTCGGAGGAGGGCCGGGACGACGGTGCCCGCCTAGAGGCCGAGCGGGTATGGATAGTCGACCCGCTGGACGGCTCGTCGGACTTCGCCGATCAGTGGAGTGATACCTGGGCGGTGCATGTCGGCCTGTCGGTAGATGGAGAGCCAACTGCGGGGGCAGTGGCCGTGCCACCCTGGGATCGGACGTTCAGCACCGCCAGCATGGAGGAACCGCTATCCGACACCGGGCGCCGTCGGCCGCTGGTAGTGATGTCCCGCTCCCGAGTGCGATGGGACGGGCATCGCCTGGCTCGCCACCTGGACGCCGATGTGTATGGCGTGGGCTCCGCAGGGGTGAAGGCCATGGCGGTGGTGACTGGCGAGGCTGACGCCTGGGTTCATGCCGGCGGCCTCTATGAGTGGGACACCTGCGCCCCGGTCGCCGTTGCTTTGGCCGCAGGCCTGCACGCCTCCCACCTCGACGGCTCACCTTTGCGCTACAACCGCCGTGATCTGGCCCAATGGGGCATCCTCATCTGCCGGCCTGAGTTTGCCTCTGACCTCAAAGCCGCTTTTGCCGCGTAG
- a CDS encoding Gfo/Idh/MocA family oxidoreductase — protein sequence MRIGMLGAAWIGPMGLIEPAKEIDGVEVAAVAARDPQRARDYADEHGIPLVFETYDDLLGSDEIDAAYNPLPNSHHARWTIAALEAGKPVLLEKPYTANADEARQVADAAERTGLVVMEAYHWRFHPQADRAIELVSSGAVGEVTHVEAAMVFPSMHGPDDIRFRYDLAGGALMDTGSYALSNLRAFGELDVVRAESEEMAPDVDRRTTAELRYRDGGATASMLSEFTGTDQKAELGDPEDIDPDAFDFEFRAEVVVNGTEGQLHIDNPLAPMWGRGLTITDPNGETVLQETAEPVATYTCQLRAFRACVEDGGPNLYPPSESIKTMELVDAVYQAAGLPVRVGV from the coding sequence ATGAGAATCGGCATGTTGGGGGCGGCGTGGATCGGGCCGATGGGTTTGATCGAACCGGCCAAGGAGATCGACGGGGTTGAGGTGGCCGCGGTGGCGGCCCGTGATCCCCAGCGGGCCAGGGACTACGCCGACGAGCACGGCATCCCGCTGGTGTTCGAGACCTATGACGATCTCTTGGGCTCCGATGAGATCGATGCGGCCTACAACCCGCTGCCCAACTCCCACCACGCCCGCTGGACCATTGCCGCGTTGGAAGCGGGCAAGCCGGTACTGCTGGAGAAGCCGTACACCGCCAACGCCGACGAAGCCCGCCAAGTGGCCGATGCCGCTGAGCGAACCGGGCTAGTGGTTATGGAGGCCTACCACTGGCGCTTCCACCCCCAAGCCGACCGGGCCATCGAGCTAGTGAGCTCCGGAGCAGTGGGCGAGGTGACCCATGTGGAAGCGGCCATGGTATTTCCGTCGATGCACGGCCCCGACGACATCCGCTTCCGCTACGACCTGGCCGGTGGCGCCCTCATGGACACCGGCTCCTACGCCCTCAGCAACCTCCGGGCATTCGGTGAGCTCGACGTGGTGAGGGCCGAGTCCGAGGAGATGGCCCCAGACGTCGACCGGCGAACAACCGCAGAACTGCGCTATCGCGACGGTGGGGCCACTGCGTCCATGCTCTCGGAGTTCACCGGCACCGACCAGAAGGCCGAGCTCGGCGATCCCGAAGACATTGACCCAGACGCATTCGATTTCGAGTTCCGGGCCGAGGTAGTGGTGAACGGCACTGAAGGGCAATTGCACATCGACAACCCACTGGCCCCGATGTGGGGGAGGGGCCTGACGATCACTGATCCCAATGGGGAGACCGTTCTTCAGGAAACGGCCGAGCCGGTGGCAACCTATACCTGCCAGCTTCGAGCCTTTCGGGCCTGCGTTGAAGACGGCGGCCCAAACCTGTATCCGCCTTCAGAGTCGATCAAGACAATGGAGCTCGTCGACGCGGTCTACCAGGCTGCGGGCCTGCCGGTGCGAGTGGGCGTCTAG